A part of Vanessa tameamea isolate UH-Manoa-2023 chromosome 20, ilVanTame1 primary haplotype, whole genome shotgun sequence genomic DNA contains:
- the LOC113403727 gene encoding uncharacterized protein LOC113403727, with protein sequence MDFEASSSSEYSDSESENEYDLCSRSESNFCGLPFDPTSLENIILTISDQFNFRILLNDGRTKSALLVTTGLTLAGTLIGKHYGGKIGAAVGGAVGGVCGIGVVAVSMRDIWKDIREKLSELFDIVYDYLAGLGINDYKNAAKFLMQHSGDSSQLAMVVLQVTSDILGKKVLSSLNVG encoded by the exons ATGGATTTCGAAGCAAGCTCCAGTTCAGAATACTCCGATTCAGAGTCAGAAAATGAGTACGACCTTTGTTCTAGAAGTGAATCTAATTTTTGTGGTCTACCGTTCGATCCAACGtctcttgaaaatattattttaacaataagcGACCAATTTAATTTTCGTATACTCTTGAACGATGGCAGAACAAAAAGCGCTCTTCTTGTTACTACGGGATTAACACTTGCTGGAACTTTGATCGGCAAACATTATGGAGGCAAGATTGGTGCAGCTGTCGGAGGCGCAGTAGGTGGTGTTTGTGGTATTGGAGTCGTTG cTGTATCGATGCGTGATATATGGAAGGATATACGAGAAAAATTGTCGGAGTTATTCGATATCGTCTACGATTATCTGGCGGGTCTAGGAATCAACGATTACAAGAATGCTGCTAAATTTTTAATGCAACACAGCGGTGATAGCTCTCAACTCGCTATGGTTGTCCTTCAAGTAACTTCGGATATTCTTGGAAAAAAAGTTTTGTCCAGTTTGAATGTAGGCTaa
- the LOC113403729 gene encoding uncharacterized protein LOC113403729 yields the protein MSSLMLEPYNMPTETGFDQVLIQSVIFDLADEFQIRIPWDKEKVILTGTFIVAGGLLGGYAGGRMGAAIGAGISAAAGVAFINLRDIWESIKSKLNELIYIVFNYLRRLDPVDYVQAIKVLMACTSSRRELVFTILDFIADKLGRQVLSSITAA from the exons ATGTCTTCATTGATGCTAGAGCCTTATAATATGCCAACAGAAACGGGCTTCGACCAAGTATTAATACAGAGTGTTATATTCGATCTGG CTGATGAATTTCAAATAAGAATACCATGGGATAAAGAGAAAGTCATACTGACTGGAACTTTTATTGTTGCTGGTGGACTTCTTGGTGGTTATGCAGGAGGAAGAATGGGTGCAGCTATCGGTGCTGGCATAAGTGCAGCAGCTGGAGTCG CCTTTATTAACCTGAGAGATATTTGGGAAAGTATTAAATCGAAATTGAATgaacttatttatattgtatttaattacctaAGAAGACTAGATCCAGTCGATTATGTTCAGGCCATAAAAGTTCTAATGGCATGTACTTCTAGCCGTAGGGAACTTGTATTCACAATTCTTGACTTTATTGCAGATAAATTAGGACGTCAAGTATTATCTAGTATCACTGCTGCTTAA
- the LOC113403728 gene encoding uncharacterized protein LOC113403728: protein MTHKNVYQKLGYRVSEEVQLLAEEKWIVDALTKIKNQRNCLQIERLHLESLKAKLKGNTKKDVPGMIVKDNEDSIATTSAVYMMQHVNTGKSDVETEEKVFSVNETFCNDEELDLMVTEPSLMPNPSSSDFNMEEDEDESDDDMFIDMNMLMNGQTQSRKNK from the exons atgacgcataaaaatgtttatcaaaaaTTGGGATATCGTGTATCAGAAGAAGTTCAACTTTTAGCCGAAGAGAAATGGATAGTCGATGCTTTAACGAAGATTAAAAATCAACGGAATTGTTTACAG ATAGAACGGCTGCACCTCGAAAGTTTAAAAGCAAAACTCAAAGGCAATACAAAAAAAGATGTTCCGGGAATGATCGTGAAAGACAATGAAGATAGTATAGCCACAACTTCAGCAGTATACATGATGCAGCATGTGAATACAGGGAAAAGTGATGTTGAAACAGAGGAAAAGGTGTTTTCAGTTAATGAAACTTTCTGCAATGATGAAGAACTTGATTTGATGGTCACTGAACCATCATTGA TGCCAAATCCCAGCTCATCAGACTTTAATATGGAGGAAGACGAAGATGAAAGTGATGATGACATGTTTATTGATATGAACATGTTGATGAATGGGCAAACTCAGTCtcgcaaaaataaataa